A genomic stretch from Haloferax sp. Atlit-12N includes:
- a CDS encoding hemolysin family protein: MGLPPLQLPPATTLAAAQVSNIPLDDTTITVLGVIGIIVLIGLSAFFSSSEIAMFSLAKHRVDSMVEDGVPGAERVKALKDDPHRLLVTILVGNNIANIAMSSISTGLLVFVGFQQGEAVAIATFGITAVVLLFGESAPKSYAVENTESWALRIARPLKYAELLLLPLVVFFDYLTRVINKVTGGQTAIETTYVTRDEIQNLIETGEREGVIEEEEREMLDRIFRFNSTIAKEVMTPRLDMTAVPKDATIDEAIETCVQADHERVPVYDGNLDNIIGIVNIRNLVREKYYGERGVGIADIVSPTLHVPESKNVDELMAEMQDTRMQMVVVIDEFGTTEGLITLEDMVEEIVGDILEGDEEEPFEAVDENTYLVRGEVNIDEVNEMLDIELPEGEEFETLAGFIFNRAGRLVEEGEEISYNDIVIRIEQVDNTRIMKARIRTNSGIEAADGNGDDEDGGDEEAEVEPDT, encoded by the coding sequence ATGGGTTTGCCGCCGCTACAGTTACCACCAGCCACGACACTCGCGGCCGCACAGGTCTCGAATATTCCGCTGGACGATACGACGATAACGGTCCTCGGCGTGATCGGAATCATCGTCCTGATCGGCCTCTCGGCGTTCTTCTCCTCGTCCGAGATTGCGATGTTCTCGCTCGCAAAACACCGCGTCGACTCGATGGTCGAAGACGGTGTGCCGGGCGCGGAACGGGTGAAAGCGCTCAAGGACGACCCGCACCGGCTTCTCGTGACCATTCTGGTTGGAAACAACATCGCGAACATCGCGATGTCCTCGATATCGACCGGACTGCTCGTCTTCGTCGGCTTCCAACAGGGAGAGGCGGTCGCAATCGCGACGTTCGGGATTACGGCAGTCGTCCTGCTGTTCGGCGAGAGCGCGCCGAAATCCTACGCGGTCGAAAACACCGAGTCCTGGGCGCTCCGCATCGCGCGGCCTCTCAAGTACGCCGAGCTGCTGTTGCTCCCGCTCGTCGTCTTCTTCGACTACCTGACCCGCGTCATCAACAAGGTCACCGGCGGTCAGACCGCCATCGAAACGACCTACGTCACCCGCGACGAGATTCAGAACCTCATCGAGACGGGCGAGCGCGAGGGCGTCATCGAGGAGGAAGAACGCGAGATGCTCGACCGCATCTTCCGGTTTAACTCGACCATCGCCAAGGAGGTCATGACCCCTCGCCTCGACATGACCGCCGTCCCGAAGGACGCGACCATCGACGAGGCCATCGAGACGTGCGTGCAGGCCGACCACGAGCGGGTCCCCGTGTACGACGGTAACCTGGACAACATCATCGGCATCGTCAACATCCGAAACCTCGTCCGCGAGAAGTACTACGGCGAACGCGGCGTCGGCATCGCCGACATCGTCTCGCCGACGCTCCACGTCCCCGAGTCGAAGAACGTCGACGAACTCATGGCCGAGATGCAGGACACTCGGATGCAGATGGTCGTCGTCATCGACGAGTTCGGGACCACCGAGGGGCTCATCACCCTCGAAGACATGGTCGAGGAAATCGTCGGCGACATCCTCGAAGGCGACGAGGAAGAACCGTTCGAGGCGGTCGACGAGAACACCTACCTCGTCCGCGGCGAGGTCAACATCGACGAGGTCAACGAGATGCTCGACATCGAACTCCCCGAGGGCGAGGAGTTCGAGACGCTCGCCGGCTTCATCTTCAACCGCGCCGGCCGCCTCGTCGAGGAAGGCGAGGAGATTAGCTACAACGACATCGTCATCCGCATCGAGCAGGTCGACAACACGCGCATCATGAAAGCGCGCATCCGGACCAACTCGGGCATCGAAGCCGCCGACGGCAACGGCGACGACGAGGACGGTGGCGACGAGGAAGCGGAAGTCGAGCCCGACACCTGA
- a CDS encoding inorganic phosphate transporter — translation MVATATLATFVVAALASLFMAWAIGAGSSGSTPFAPAVGANAISVMRAGFIVGLLGFAGAFLQGANVTNAVGTELIGGVTLTAGAAVVALLTAAVLVALGVFAGYPIATAFTVTGAVVGVGLAMGGDPAWAKYQQIVSLWVLTPFVGGGASYATARLLRADGVSEQWTVPALAGIVGLLVANMEFAGLGGASGSASVARAAAVELTGRIGLGETVWFVAASLFVALVAAAIVGRWVTTDKTRGQRRFLLVLGGLVAFSAGGSQVGLAIGPLVPLLDVVAVPLPALLVGGGVGLLAGSWTGAPRMIKALAQDYSSLGPRRSIAAMIPSFAIAQTAVALGVPVSFNEIIVSAIIGSGYAAGGSGVSRRKMLYTVLAWIGSLALAFGLGYGVFTLVSSVLGL, via the coding sequence GTGGTAGCCACCGCGACGCTCGCCACGTTCGTCGTCGCCGCCCTCGCCAGCCTGTTCATGGCGTGGGCCATCGGCGCGGGGTCGTCGGGGTCGACGCCGTTCGCGCCCGCGGTCGGAGCCAACGCCATCTCGGTGATGCGCGCGGGCTTCATCGTCGGCCTGCTCGGCTTCGCCGGGGCGTTCCTGCAGGGCGCGAACGTCACCAACGCTGTCGGCACCGAACTCATCGGCGGCGTCACGCTGACCGCGGGAGCCGCGGTCGTCGCGCTCCTCACCGCGGCGGTGCTCGTCGCGCTCGGCGTCTTCGCGGGCTACCCTATCGCCACCGCCTTCACCGTCACCGGTGCGGTCGTCGGCGTCGGCCTCGCCATGGGCGGCGACCCCGCGTGGGCGAAGTACCAACAGATCGTCTCGCTGTGGGTGCTCACGCCGTTCGTCGGCGGCGGCGCGTCGTACGCGACCGCACGGCTCCTCCGTGCCGACGGCGTCTCCGAGCAGTGGACCGTGCCCGCGCTCGCCGGAATCGTCGGCCTGCTCGTCGCCAACATGGAGTTCGCGGGGCTCGGTGGCGCGTCGGGTTCAGCCTCGGTCGCCCGGGCCGCCGCGGTCGAACTGACCGGCCGCATCGGCCTCGGCGAGACGGTCTGGTTCGTCGCCGCCTCCCTCTTCGTCGCGCTCGTCGCGGCCGCGATCGTCGGTCGCTGGGTGACGACCGACAAGACCCGCGGCCAGCGGCGGTTCCTCCTCGTCCTCGGCGGCCTCGTGGCCTTCTCGGCGGGCGGCAGTCAGGTCGGCCTCGCCATCGGGCCGCTCGTTCCCCTGCTGGACGTGGTCGCGGTCCCGCTTCCGGCGCTTCTCGTCGGCGGCGGGGTGGGCCTCCTCGCTGGGTCGTGGACCGGCGCGCCGCGCATGATTAAGGCGCTCGCGCAGGACTACTCCTCGCTCGGGCCGCGGCGCTCTATTGCGGCGATGATTCCCTCGTTCGCCATCGCCCAGACCGCCGTCGCCCTCGGCGTTCCCGTGTCGTTCAACGAGATTATCGTCAGCGCCATCATCGGCTCCGGCTACGCCGCCGGCGGGTCGGGCGTCTCCCGGCGGAAGATGCTGTACACGGTCCTCGCGTGGATCGGCTCGCTCGCGCTCGCGTTCGGGCTGGGCTACGGCGTCTTTACGCTCGTGTCGAGCGTACTCGGCCTGTGA
- a CDS encoding winged helix-turn-helix domain-containing protein, with the protein MADLIPSSPGDPDDDRDDRDPKVIGLDSDEADDLLGAISSSTARSVLASLHESPATPSDLATEVDTSLQNVQYHLGNLSEAGLIEVADTRYSEKGREMKVYTPADQALVVVAGREDETKGLKGALTRLIGGVGVLGIGAAVVNRLARAGSILPFSGTSAGGADDAGGSEAGQSGGSGGDLNATYQAESANTTTAADSTTQTATQTATETATTTGGDGGFSIAEATTTADSTTQTAEATRTVTETTWTAAETATATPTPVPDTTAAQTATETAAQLTSGSGGLAGTIGSLSPGTLFFLGGLTVLLAWVAVGVLRD; encoded by the coding sequence ATGGCCGACCTCATCCCCTCCAGCCCGGGTGATCCGGACGACGACCGGGACGACCGAGACCCCAAGGTTATCGGCCTCGACAGCGACGAGGCCGACGACCTGCTCGGTGCCATCTCCTCGTCGACCGCCCGGTCGGTCCTCGCGTCGCTCCACGAGTCGCCGGCGACGCCCTCCGACCTCGCCACCGAGGTCGACACGTCTCTCCAGAACGTCCAGTACCACCTCGGGAACCTCTCGGAAGCGGGCCTCATCGAAGTCGCGGACACGAGGTACTCCGAGAAGGGCCGCGAGATGAAGGTGTACACGCCCGCGGACCAGGCGCTCGTCGTCGTCGCCGGGCGCGAGGACGAGACGAAGGGACTGAAAGGCGCGCTCACGCGCCTCATCGGCGGCGTCGGCGTCCTCGGTATCGGCGCGGCCGTGGTGAACCGACTCGCCCGAGCCGGGTCGATACTCCCGTTCAGCGGCACCTCGGCCGGCGGCGCGGACGACGCTGGCGGTTCCGAAGCCGGCCAAAGCGGCGGGTCGGGAGGCGACCTCAACGCGACCTATCAGGCCGAGTCGGCCAACACGACGACCGCGGCGGACTCGACGACGCAGACCGCGACGCAGACAGCTACCGAAACCGCGACAACGACCGGCGGCGACGGCGGATTCAGCATCGCCGAAGCGACTACGACGGCGGACTCGACGACGCAGACTGCGGAGGCGACGCGGACGGTGACGGAGACTACATGGACCGCCGCGGAGACCGCGACCGCGACGCCGACGCCGGTTCCGGACACGACGGCCGCACAGACGGCCACCGAGACCGCGGCGCAACTCACGAGCGGGTCGGGCGGACTCGCCGGGACTATCGGGTCGCTCTCGCCGGGGACGCTGTTCTTCCTCGGGGGGCTGACCGTGCTTCTCGCGTGGGTCGCGGTGGGCGTGCTACGTGACTAA
- a CDS encoding metallophosphoesterase, whose amino-acid sequence MLVVVSDTHSTDGHRLTNRTLDAVREADLVVHAGDFMRESVLDAFIDETDSFLAVYGNNDGSEIRDRIPAARNVTYGGVEFAVTHTRRGGNTALSMFGRERGADAVIFGHSHRPGFDGTGPIPLLNPGSHAQPRGNRKAHAELEELPDGGLRGRLVTVDGETFETFRIVPNE is encoded by the coding sequence ATGCTCGTCGTCGTCTCCGACACCCACAGCACGGACGGTCATCGTCTGACTAACCGAACCCTCGACGCGGTCCGCGAGGCCGACCTCGTCGTCCACGCGGGCGACTTCATGCGCGAGTCCGTCCTCGACGCGTTCATCGACGAGACCGACAGCTTCCTCGCGGTCTACGGCAACAACGACGGTTCCGAGATTCGCGACCGGATTCCCGCGGCGCGGAACGTCACCTACGGCGGCGTCGAGTTCGCGGTGACCCACACCCGCCGCGGCGGGAACACCGCGCTTTCGATGTTCGGCCGCGAACGCGGGGCCGACGCGGTCATCTTCGGGCATAGCCACCGGCCGGGCTTCGACGGCACTGGGCCGATTCCGCTCCTCAACCCGGGGAGTCACGCCCAACCGCGGGGCAACCGCAAGGCGCACGCGGAACTGGAGGAACTGCCGGACGGCGGGCTCCGCGGGCGACTCGTCACCGTCGACGGCGAGACGTTCGAGACGTTCCGTATCGTCCCTAACGAGTAA
- a CDS encoding cation diffusion facilitator family transporter, with translation MAGSTSVVVAALFANGAIAILKFLGYLATGSPSMLSETYHSISDTGNQVFLLIGIRDSKRDETQSHPFGYGKSQFFYSFLVSVMLFGIAGWESAKHGYNALMHPGHGGGGEALVLFGFQIEPVLVNVVILLGAIAFETYAFLKANAELRRQMEEYEWSGLVEAFRETSDVTTLTAFTEDTVALVGAMLALVGIGLTELTGNELFDAGAALLIGILLMGFAIALAWENKRLLIGESVPMDEEQALRNIVKNDPRVVHIDHFRATYVGPEKLLVALDVSFDSELGTEEIDDHISDIEAELKAADDRVHFVYIEPEL, from the coding sequence ATGGCAGGCAGTACGTCCGTCGTCGTCGCCGCGCTCTTCGCGAACGGGGCGATTGCGATTCTCAAGTTCCTCGGCTATCTCGCGACCGGGAGTCCCTCCATGCTCTCCGAAACGTATCACTCCATCTCCGACACCGGCAACCAGGTGTTCCTCCTCATCGGCATCCGCGACAGCAAGCGCGACGAGACGCAGTCACACCCCTTCGGCTACGGGAAATCGCAGTTCTTCTACTCGTTTCTCGTCTCCGTGATGCTGTTCGGCATCGCCGGGTGGGAGTCGGCCAAACACGGCTACAACGCCCTGATGCACCCCGGCCACGGCGGTGGCGGCGAGGCGCTCGTCCTGTTCGGCTTCCAAATCGAACCCGTGTTGGTCAACGTCGTCATCCTCCTCGGGGCGATTGCCTTCGAGACCTACGCCTTTCTGAAGGCGAACGCCGAACTCCGCCGGCAGATGGAAGAGTACGAGTGGAGCGGTCTCGTCGAGGCGTTCCGGGAGACGAGCGACGTGACGACGCTCACAGCGTTCACAGAGGACACCGTCGCCCTCGTCGGCGCGATGCTCGCGCTCGTCGGCATCGGCCTCACTGAACTCACGGGGAACGAACTGTTCGACGCCGGCGCGGCGCTCCTCATCGGGATACTGCTCATGGGCTTCGCCATCGCGCTCGCGTGGGAGAACAAGCGCCTGCTCATCGGCGAGAGCGTCCCCATGGACGAGGAACAGGCCCTCCGAAACATCGTCAAAAACGACCCGCGAGTCGTCCACATCGACCACTTCCGCGCGACCTACGTCGGCCCCGAGAAACTCCTCGTCGCCCTCGACGTGAGCTTCGACTCCGAACTCGGCACCGAAGAGATAGACGACCACATCTCCGACATCGAGGCCGAACTCAAGGCGGCCGACGACCGGGTCCACTTCGTCTACATCGAACCCGAACTGTAG
- a CDS encoding low specificity L-threonine aldolase, with protein sequence MIDLRSDTVTLPSDEMREAARDADVGDDVYGDDPTVNELEARAAELVGKEDALFVPSGTMGNQIAARVHADPGQEALVDAKAHVYKWEVGGFAQLSGLQVRAYDAGERAAPTPEQVREHAREESLHVAGTGVLCLENTHNARGGVAIPKADIDAAADAASDLGIPVHLDGARLFNACVALDEDPAAMVERVDTVMFCLSKGLGAPVGSMLAGPEAFIEEAVRVRKQFGGGMRQAGLIAAPGLVALDNIDRLADDHENARVLAEGLDAVSGLSVPTPDTNIVVVDSEDAGLTAEKFVSLCDDAGVLGGTFGEYHTRFTTNLNVSREEVKEAVERVAQAVETR encoded by the coding sequence ATGATAGACCTCCGAAGCGACACCGTCACGCTCCCGTCCGACGAGATGCGCGAGGCCGCCCGCGACGCCGACGTCGGCGACGACGTGTACGGCGACGACCCGACCGTGAACGAACTCGAAGCGCGCGCCGCCGAACTGGTCGGTAAGGAGGATGCGCTGTTCGTGCCGTCGGGGACGATGGGCAACCAAATCGCCGCCCGCGTCCACGCCGACCCCGGGCAGGAGGCGCTCGTGGACGCGAAGGCGCACGTCTACAAGTGGGAGGTCGGCGGCTTCGCCCAACTGTCGGGCCTGCAAGTCCGCGCCTACGACGCCGGCGAGCGCGCCGCGCCGACGCCCGAACAGGTCCGCGAACACGCCCGCGAGGAGTCGCTTCACGTCGCCGGTACGGGCGTTCTGTGTCTCGAAAACACTCACAACGCCCGCGGCGGCGTCGCGATTCCGAAAGCCGATATCGACGCCGCGGCCGACGCCGCCAGCGACCTCGGGATTCCGGTCCATCTCGACGGTGCGCGCCTGTTCAACGCCTGCGTCGCCCTCGACGAGGACCCCGCGGCGATGGTCGAGCGCGTCGACACGGTGATGTTCTGTCTCTCGAAGGGGCTCGGCGCGCCTGTCGGCTCGATGCTCGCGGGTCCAGAGGCGTTCATCGAGGAGGCCGTCCGCGTCAGAAAGCAGTTCGGCGGCGGCATGCGACAGGCCGGTCTCATCGCCGCGCCGGGACTCGTCGCACTCGACAACATCGACCGCCTCGCCGACGACCACGAGAACGCCCGCGTCCTCGCCGAGGGTCTCGACGCCGTCTCCGGCCTGTCGGTGCCGACGCCCGACACGAACATCGTCGTCGTCGACTCCGAAGACGCAGGGCTAACGGCTGAGAAGTTCGTGAGTCTGTGCGACGACGCGGGCGTCCTCGGCGGCACGTTCGGCGAGTACCACACTCGCTTTACGACGAATCTGAACGTGTCGCGCGAGGAAGTCAAAGAAGCAGTCGAGCGGGTCGCACAGGCGGTCGAAACGCGGTAG
- a CDS encoding aminopeptidase, which yields MDPRIREHAQTIVDHSTSVEAGDNVVVSAPSVAEDLVTAIHELLGDRGANVVAMDANPRFTRAFLRAGDDDYETPEHVLALYEETDVIIRVRGETNATEQSDVPPETNAAYKRAYKPVQGEMLSKRWCLTQYPAKGSAQLAGMSTEAYENFVYDAVTLDWEAQGELQQQLVDILNDGDEVRIKSGDETDVTMSIAGNTAINDTAEHNLPGGEVFTAPVKDSVNGEVYFDLPLYRQGREVSGVRVRFEDGEVVDYSAEGNEEVLDGVFDTDEGARYLGELGIGMNRSIDQFTYNMLFDEKMGDTVHMAVGSAYPETVGEENELNESAEHVDMIVDMSEDSVIEVDGEVVQRDGTFVFEDEF from the coding sequence ATGGACCCGCGCATCCGCGAGCACGCACAGACCATCGTCGACCACTCCACGAGCGTCGAGGCCGGCGACAACGTCGTCGTCTCCGCGCCCTCGGTGGCCGAAGACCTCGTCACGGCCATCCACGAACTGCTCGGCGACCGCGGCGCGAACGTCGTCGCGATGGACGCGAACCCGCGGTTCACCCGCGCGTTCCTCCGCGCCGGCGACGACGACTACGAGACGCCCGAGCACGTGCTGGCGCTCTACGAGGAGACGGACGTCATCATCCGCGTCCGCGGCGAGACGAACGCCACCGAACAGAGCGACGTGCCGCCGGAGACGAACGCCGCGTACAAGCGCGCGTACAAACCGGTGCAGGGCGAGATGCTGTCGAAGCGCTGGTGTCTCACCCAGTACCCCGCGAAGGGGAGCGCCCAACTCGCGGGCATGAGCACCGAAGCCTACGAGAACTTCGTCTACGACGCCGTCACCCTCGACTGGGAGGCGCAAGGCGAACTCCAACAGCAGTTGGTCGACATCCTCAACGACGGCGACGAGGTCCGCATCAAGTCGGGCGACGAGACCGACGTGACGATGAGCATCGCCGGCAACACCGCCATCAACGACACGGCCGAGCACAACCTCCCCGGCGGGGAAGTGTTCACCGCGCCCGTGAAGGACTCCGTGAACGGCGAGGTCTACTTCGACCTGCCGCTGTACCGGCAGGGCCGCGAGGTCTCCGGCGTCCGCGTCCGCTTCGAGGACGGCGAGGTCGTCGACTACTCCGCCGAGGGGAACGAGGAGGTCTTAGACGGCGTGTTCGACACCGACGAGGGCGCGCGCTACCTCGGCGAACTCGGTATCGGCATGAACCGCAGCATCGACCAGTTCACCTACAACATGCTGTTCGACGAGAAGATGGGCGACACCGTCCACATGGCCGTCGGCTCGGCGTACCCCGAGACGGTCGGTGAAGAGAACGAACTCAACGAGAGCGCCGAGCACGTCGACATGATCGTCGACATGTCCGAGGACTCGGTCATCGAGGTCGACGGCGAGGTCGTCCAGCGGGACGGCACGTTCGTCTTCGAAGACGAGTTCTGA
- the lrp gene encoding HTH-type transcriptional regulator Lrp has protein sequence MTYENLDAKLINALLGDGRASLRSLAEELDVSVTTVSNHLRDLEDEGVIEGYTPRVNYDALGYDVTAVIQLKVEGSALPDITERLRAEKQMISVYEVTGDYDIIAIGKFRDTDGMNTQIKKLLTDADIRESNTSVVLNSVTENEQFELDLDQ, from the coding sequence ATGACGTACGAAAACCTCGACGCGAAGCTCATCAACGCACTCCTCGGCGACGGCCGAGCGAGCCTGCGAAGCCTCGCCGAAGAACTCGACGTGTCGGTCACGACCGTCTCGAATCACCTGCGAGATCTCGAAGACGAAGGCGTCATCGAGGGATACACGCCCCGCGTCAACTACGACGCGCTCGGCTACGACGTAACCGCCGTCATTCAGCTCAAAGTCGAGGGCTCCGCACTCCCCGATATCACCGAGCGCCTCCGCGCCGAAAAGCAGATGATTTCGGTGTACGAGGTCACCGGCGACTACGACATCATCGCCATCGGCAAGTTCCGCGACACCGACGGCATGAACACGCAAATCAAGAAACTGCTCACCGACGCGGACATCCGCGAGTCCAACACCTCGGTCGTGCTCAACTCCGTCACCGAAAACGAGCAGTTCGAACTCGACCTCGACCAGTAA
- the glnA gene encoding type I glutamate--ammonia ligase: MTEDNALTDGGLSDEAQAVIDEIEEKNVDFLRLQFTDILGTVKNVSIPASQAEKAFTEGIYFDGSSIDGFVRIQESDMRLEPDPSTFAVLPWRKKENSAAGRLICDVFNTSTGEPFSGDPRGVLKRAIARAEELGYDVNVAPEPEFFLFEEDENGRATTVTNDAGGYFDLAPKDLASDVRRDIIYGLESMGFDIEASHHEVAEGQHEINFTYDDALSTADNVATFRSVVRAIAAEHDLHATFMPKPIPRINGSGMHTHISLFQDGENAFHDGDDEFDLSGTAKSFVAGILEHAPAITAVADPTVNSYKRLVPGYEAPVYIAWSDRNRSALIRKPAARTPAASRIEARFPDPSCNPYLAFAALIHAGLDGVEKDLDCPDPVRENIYEFDEEKREEYGIETLPKDLGGAVDALEEDEVIQDALGDHVYEKFVEAKRSEFKDYLVDVSQWELDRYLETF; this comes from the coding sequence ATGACGGAAGACAACGCACTCACCGACGGCGGCCTGAGCGACGAGGCACAGGCAGTCATCGACGAGATCGAAGAGAAGAATGTCGACTTCCTCCGACTCCAGTTCACCGACATTCTCGGAACGGTCAAAAACGTCTCCATCCCGGCCTCGCAGGCCGAAAAGGCGTTCACTGAGGGCATCTACTTCGACGGTTCCTCCATCGACGGCTTCGTGCGCATTCAGGAGTCCGACATGCGCCTCGAGCCCGACCCGTCGACGTTCGCCGTCCTCCCGTGGCGGAAGAAGGAAAACAGCGCCGCAGGTCGCCTCATCTGTGACGTGTTCAACACGTCCACCGGCGAGCCCTTCAGCGGCGACCCGCGTGGCGTCCTCAAGCGCGCCATCGCCCGCGCCGAGGAACTCGGCTATGACGTGAACGTCGCACCCGAACCGGAGTTCTTCCTGTTCGAAGAAGACGAGAACGGCCGCGCGACGACCGTCACGAACGACGCCGGCGGCTACTTCGACCTCGCCCCGAAGGACCTCGCGTCCGACGTGCGCCGCGACATCATCTACGGCCTCGAGAGCATGGGCTTCGACATCGAAGCCTCGCACCACGAGGTCGCCGAGGGCCAGCACGAGATTAACTTCACGTACGACGACGCCCTCTCGACGGCCGACAACGTCGCTACCTTCCGGTCCGTCGTTCGCGCCATCGCGGCCGAACACGACCTCCACGCGACGTTCATGCCCAAGCCCATCCCGCGCATCAACGGCTCCGGCATGCACACGCACATCTCGCTGTTCCAGGACGGCGAGAACGCGTTCCACGACGGTGACGACGAGTTCGACCTGAGCGGCACGGCCAAGAGCTTCGTCGCGGGCATCCTCGAACACGCGCCCGCCATCACGGCCGTCGCCGACCCGACGGTCAACTCCTACAAGCGCCTCGTCCCCGGCTACGAAGCGCCGGTCTACATCGCGTGGTCCGACCGCAACCGCTCGGCGCTCATCCGCAAGCCGGCCGCCCGCACGCCGGCCGCCTCGCGCATCGAGGCCCGCTTCCCCGACCCGTCCTGTAACCCGTACCTCGCGTTCGCCGCGCTCATCCACGCCGGTCTCGACGGCGTCGAGAAGGACCTCGACTGCCCCGACCCGGTCCGCGAGAACATCTACGAGTTCGACGAGGAGAAGCGCGAAGAGTACGGCATCGAGACGCTCCCGAAGGACCTCGGCGGCGCTGTCGACGCCCTCGAAGAGGACGAAGTCATCCAGGACGCTCTGGGCGACCACGTCTACGAGAAGTTCGTCGAAGCCAAGCGCTCCGAGTTCAAGGACTACCTCGTCGACGTCTCCCAGTGGGAACTCGACCGGTACCTCGAGACGTTCTAA
- a CDS encoding phosphatase PAP2 family protein, whose amino-acid sequence MFRFALSLQTRGFGELALTDVPDALVFLFGLVTQLGDQWFFFLAFTSLYWLCRPRITARPRRTAASFVGLAFISLSLVTALKVGFALPRPPTADIASAPNWPAPLADLFVSFTTDDGFGFPSGHALGTTVVYGAAALLLDVWDRRRRVLAAAAIVATVALSRVVIGVHYGVDVVVGVLLGLVVLKTVFTVAAADDAPGHLDPTRLFALAVGLSVVALAVVVASGASHHTANASAALGGSLGGLVGWSRLSDHESLPTLSLPAALVSLLVAGALWVAADALQVVPIAILATGTAVAFILVAPWILGRLGLGDGTTQRAD is encoded by the coding sequence ATGTTCCGGTTCGCACTCTCCCTCCAGACTCGCGGGTTCGGCGAGCTAGCGCTCACGGACGTGCCGGACGCGCTCGTCTTCCTGTTCGGGCTCGTCACCCAACTCGGCGACCAGTGGTTCTTCTTCCTCGCGTTCACGTCGCTGTACTGGCTCTGTCGCCCCCGAATCACGGCACGCCCGCGGCGGACCGCGGCCTCCTTCGTCGGCCTTGCGTTTATCTCCCTGTCGCTGGTGACGGCGCTCAAAGTCGGCTTCGCGCTCCCCCGCCCGCCGACGGCCGACATCGCTTCGGCACCGAACTGGCCTGCCCCGCTCGCGGACCTGTTCGTCTCGTTTACGACTGACGATGGGTTCGGGTTCCCAAGCGGGCACGCACTCGGGACCACGGTCGTCTACGGGGCCGCCGCGCTGCTGCTCGACGTGTGGGACCGACGGCGACGCGTCCTCGCCGCCGCGGCTATCGTCGCAACAGTCGCACTCTCCCGCGTCGTCATCGGGGTTCACTACGGTGTCGACGTCGTCGTCGGCGTGCTCCTCGGTCTCGTCGTGTTGAAGACCGTCTTCACCGTCGCTGCCGCAGACGACGCCCCCGGCCACCTCGACCCGACGCGACTGTTCGCACTCGCAGTCGGGCTCAGTGTCGTGGCCCTCGCAGTGGTCGTCGCGAGTGGGGCGTCGCACCACACGGCAAACGCGTCTGCTGCCCTCGGTGGGTCGCTCGGCGGCCTCGTCGGTTGGTCCCGGCTTTCTGACCACGAGTCGCTGCCGACACTGTCGCTTCCGGCTGCACTCGTGTCGCTCCTCGTTGCGGGCGCGCTCTGGGTCGCTGCCGACGCGCTTCAGGTTGTTCCAATCGCGATTCTCGCGACCGGAACTGCCGTCGCGTTCATCCTCGTCGCGCCGTGGATACTGGGCCGACTCGGGCTCGGCGACGGGACGACTCAGCGCGCCGACTGA